The segment CGGTTTTGTCAGCCCTGTTTATCCCGGCCGCCGGGTTCCCGATGTATGCGGCCTGGTCGGACAACTTCCCTATGGTTGCTACATCATGCTACCCGTCCCCCCTGGCTCTGTGATAGACCAAGACTTGGGCTCCCCGATACGCAACGGTACACCCAGCAAAGACGGTACCCATTACAGCGATGGTTGGGCCGCCTTTAGCGGAACCTCCGCCGCCGCTCCCCAAGTAGCTGGGGTCTGTGCCTTGATTAAGCAAGTGAAAAGCGCCTTATCCCCTGCTGCTATTAAACAGCTTTTGCAGCAAACAGCTATTGATGTCTTAGGTGGCTTTAGCCATCCGTCTAGTGGTGATGCAGCAGCCCGTGATGGGCCAGATTTGGCTACCGGAGACGGATTGGTGAATGCAGGGAAAGCTACAATGTTCAGCTTTCAAAAATCCAAGGAACCTTGCTGTAAACCTCATAAATCTAGATCTGATTCTTGGTTAACTTCTAAAAATCTATCGACATTATCAACTAGGAGCGCGACAATGAGAGATGACTTCCCTCAGCTATGCAAACACTTTGATGAGATTAGAGTGAGAATTGATAGGATTCTAAAGGAAGAATTTATTGATCTAGAACTGATAGAAGAAGTTGAACTAGATCTTCAACCTGAGTTCTTTATTCCTCGAGCTCCTCAAGCTGATGTTGTGTTAGAGCTTCAAAAAATGCTTTCTAGCTTACCTGAAGAAAGTATTGCCATCGAAAAGAAACACATTCTTGCAGCGGAGAGTCTATTGCGAATATCTCGTTGCAATAAATTAGCCATTAAAGTCTTGATTGCAGGGTTAAGCAGCAGTAGAGAGGAAGTCCCTGAACTTGCTTCCAGAGCGCTAGGAGAAGTAAGAACACTTTCGTCAGATAAAAACAAATTTAGCAATTTGGGGAGTAGAGAAAGAACGCCAGAAGAATGTGCATTTGCAGGACTATCATATCCGTGCGGCAATAGCTACTTTAGCAAATAGATTCAATTAAACGTGTCGCCTTCTAGGATGATCCGTCGTATTTTTTCGCAATCTCTATCTGGATTTAAGCCAATAATGGAGGGCAATTTTGTCTGGCATAGTAGAGATTCAACAAGCTGTTCTTCTGTTAGCCCAAAACTATCTTTTAAGTCAGCCATAAAAAGATAAGTGTTTTTGAAGTTAGCATTTTCTAAAAAGGAGTTACTAAAGTTAGCACTCATGAGATCAGTTCCCTCAAAATTAGCG is part of the Candidatus Obscuribacterales bacterium genome and harbors:
- a CDS encoding S8 family serine peptidase: ETEYLSVPDGLAEGLNATAAHQQGITGKGVKVVIVDTGWYAHPYFEKHHYNVNIHLAPGSTDTCSDLIGHGTGIAANLLAIAPEADLTVVKADVAIAGTLKSVNSVSAFRAAINLNPNIISCSWASDQRSPRLSPANRVLAATVAYAVRQGITVVFSAGNGHMGFPSQHPDVIAVGGVYRHLQGSLKGTLEASNYASGFVSPVYPGRRVPDVCGLVGQLPYGCYIMLPVPPGSVIDQDLGSPIRNGTPSKDGTHYSDGWAAFSGTSAAAPQVAGVCALIKQVKSALSPAAIKQLLQQTAIDVLGGFSHPSSGDAAARDGPDLATGDGLVNAGKATMFSFQKSKEPCCKPHKSRSDSWLTSKNLSTLSTRSATMRDDFPQLCKHFDEIRVRIDRILKEEFIDLELIEEVELDLQPEFFIPRAPQADVVLELQKMLSSLPEESIAIEKKHILAAESLLRISRCNKLAIKVLIAGLSSSREEVPELASRALGEVRTLSSDKNKFSNLGSRERTPEECAFAGLSYPCGNSYFSK